A stretch of Acipenser ruthenus chromosome 1, fAciRut3.2 maternal haplotype, whole genome shotgun sequence DNA encodes these proteins:
- the LOC131737777 gene encoding uncharacterized protein LOC131737777: MRRNWQPQAMRSGWQPQVMRSGWQPQAMQSDRHPWAKRARHPWAKRGRESGQAGVRVLALFSASAAGRFFPMLPSAAYARAAEGRQLHVLVLLVKGEAAPAPLPLMVAEAAPVALLLPVEVAEAEAAPAALLLPVELTEVEAAPAALLLPVKVGAACSLLPMEVGAACSLPLFQGTGAALPLLQGTGAAPPLMGKPAGILPLLVVMGKPAGILPLLVVMGKPAGILPLLVEVEPAGILPLLAAWVLGLWKPRLPSLRAVDAPTPPFWAVDAPTPPSWAVDIRAPPTRAVDVRAPPTQA, translated from the coding sequence ATGCGGAgaaactggcagccccaggcgatgcggagcggctggcaaccccaggtgatgcggagcggctggcaaccccaggcgatgcagagcgacaggcatccttgggcgaagcgagcccggcatccttgggcgaagcgaggcagggagtcaggacaagctggggtgcgggtgttggccctcttctcggcctctgcggccgggcggttcttccccatgcttccctcagcagcctatgcaagggctgctgagggccgccagcttcacgtcctggtccttctggtgaagggagaggcagctcctgctcctctccccctgatggtggcggaggcagctcctgttgctctgctcctgccggtggaggtggcggaggcagaggcagctcctgctgctctgctcctgcccgTGGAGTTgacggaggtagaggcagctccggctgctctgctcctgccggtgaaggtgggagcagcgtgtagtctcctgccgatggaagtgggagcagcgtgtagtctccccctttttcaggggactggtgctgctctgcctctcttgcagggaactggtgcggctccgcctttgatggggaaaccagcaggcattcttcctctgctggttgtgatggggaaaccagcaggcattctccctctgctggttgtgatggggaaaccagcaggcattctccctctgctggtggaggtggaaccagcaggcattctccctttgctggcagcttgggttctagggctgtggaagccccgacttccctctcttcgggctgtggacgcaccgactcctcccttttgggctgtggacgcaccgactcccccctcttgggctgtggacattcgggctccccccactcgggctgtggatgttcgggctccccccactcaggcgtag
- the LOC131737776 gene encoding uncharacterized protein LOC131737776, whose translation MWSSVANECWISKNKYIILYICNFLEHKVVVYIYFSICTNKEIVYHRYLEGLHGAQRISDSKTQDTAESALRMKNKGLQNNFVYKSGGHCTVPSEADKAKCYAVDLISMKCECAVSERGNLCKHIEFAKMMCKEQGIDIDGIRKELASSLTEQHCYEWDGKHLIVHCAGSFGVVHVQNQQCTCLANSLGEICVCLRLSELIGTQNPNQEVTDCFVNTTANCQSHNKQLCVKKMISDLKEWCDSSDYKESPELNAVVKRAHQLAFGQYSMASNKIKILRLHAYRKRIERARSHAIDMHSYQLKEPLNRALYTHRPDSKFKVCSFRKIIIGSRAKNQILKSS comes from the exons ATGTGGTCTAGTGTTGCAAATGAGTGTtggatttcaaaaaataaatacattatactttatatttgtaattttctaGAACATAAAGttgttgtgtacatttatttcagtatctGTACAAATAAGGAGATAGTGTACCACAG GTATCTGGAAGGTCTTCATGGTGCTCAGAGGATTTCTGATTCCAAAACACAGGATACTGCAGAATCTGCATTACGTATGAAGAACAAAGGCCttcaaaataattttgtttacaaatcaggtGGCCATTGCACAGTGCCTTCAGAAGCAGATAAAGCAAAATGTTATGCTGTGGATTTAATTAGCATGAAATGTGAATGCGCCGTTTCTGAAAGGGGTAATTTGTGCAAGCATATTGAGTTTGCAAAAATGATGTGCAAAGAACAGGGGATTGATATTGATGGAATTCGAAAAGAATTAGCCAGTTCACTAACTGAACAGCATTGCTATGAgtgggatggaaaacatttaattgTACATTGTGCTGGTAGTTTTGGAGTAGTACATGTGCAAAACCAACAGTGTACCTGTCTTGCCAATAGTCTTGGAGAAATATGTGTCTGTCTAAGACTTTCTGAGTTAATTGGTACACAGAACCCTAACCAAGAGGTAACGGACTGCTTTGTGAATACCACAGCAAATTGTCAATCACACAATAAACAGTTGTgtgtaaagaagatgatttcagactTAAAGGAGTGGTGTGACAGCAGTGATTATAAGGAATCTCCAGAGTTGAATGCTGTAGTAAAACGTGCACACCAACTAGCATTTGGACAGTATAGCATggccagcaataaaataaaaattctaaGGCTGCATGCTTACAGAAAACGCATTGAAAGAGCAAGAAGCCATGCTATAGACATGCATTCATATCAGCTCAAAGAACCCCTTAATCGAGCTTTATATACCCATAGACCTGATTCCAAATTCAAAGTCTGTTCctttagaaaaataataattggtagCAGAGCAAAGAATCAGATACTAAAATCGAGCTGA